In Vibrio sp. STUT-A11, a genomic segment contains:
- a CDS encoding CatB-related O-acetyltransferase, translating to MIRYIYKFIKQKSKLFYLKKNNVKVAKGSYIHPDVNIGTGTRINHISHLGDCDIGKYCAIGGRLIIRSTNHHTCYLNMQSELQKKICPETSVAGLSKGRVSIGNAVWIGDSVVILPGVQIGDGAIIGAGSIVTKSIPAYSIAAGNPAKVIKNRFSDSKTEIIKRINWWDWSYKQMKDRKEFFSLDLNSCTDSELMSLITKHNLWESN from the coding sequence ATGATTAGATATATTTATAAATTTATAAAACAAAAGTCTAAGTTGTTTTATTTAAAGAAAAATAACGTAAAGGTAGCTAAAGGTAGTTATATTCACCCTGACGTTAATATAGGGACAGGAACTAGGATTAATCATATATCTCATTTGGGAGACTGTGATATAGGAAAATACTGCGCTATAGGAGGGCGATTGATAATCCGGTCTACTAATCATCATACTTGTTATTTAAATATGCAATCTGAACTACAAAAGAAAATTTGTCCTGAAACTTCGGTTGCTGGACTATCTAAAGGTAGAGTTAGTATAGGAAATGCAGTGTGGATTGGAGATAGCGTGGTCATTTTGCCTGGAGTACAAATTGGTGATGGAGCCATTATTGGTGCAGGTAGTATCGTAACAAAATCAATACCCGCATATAGTATCGCTGCTGGAAACCCTGCTAAGGTTATTAAAAATAGGTTTAGTGACAGCAAAACTGAAATTATAAAAAGAATAAATTGGTGGGATTGGAGTTACAAACAAATGAAAGACAGAAAAGAGTTTTTCTCTTTAGACCTGAATAGTTGTACTGATAGTGAATTAATGTCCTTAATCACTAAACATAATTTATGGGAATCTAACTAA
- the cysN gene encoding sulfate adenylyltransferase subunit CysN, which yields MSHSSDLIATDIEAYLKVHENKDLLRFLTCGNVDDGKSTLIGRLLFDSKLIYEDQMAAIEKDSQKFNTTDEAFDLALLVDGLQSEREQGITIDVAYRYFSTDKRKFIIADTPGHEQYTRNMVTGASTCDLAIVMVDARHGIQTQTKRHSYICSLLGIKHIIVAINKMDLMEYSQEVYQKIKADYREMAKNFNIDDIRFVPISALKGDNVVTPSENMDWYPGATLMKLLETVKVDQDKDLEHMRFPVQYVNRPNLDFRGFCGTLASGIVQVGDEVTALPSGKQSRIKSIFTHDGELETAYPGQAITITLEDEIDVSRGDMLVHVGHEPMVTNKLVAHVVWMGENPMRTHKEYIFKFATKSCTGKVTDIDHKIDVNTLQQHAENSETLDLNEIALSSISLTDNIAVDTYATLPQTGAFIVIDRHTNVTVGAGMVSQISQKSGEPSRVYSQAEKELNAYVRKHYPEWECKNI from the coding sequence ATGTCTCACTCTTCTGACTTAATTGCTACAGATATCGAAGCCTACCTAAAAGTTCATGAAAACAAAGATCTGCTTCGCTTTTTGACATGTGGTAACGTTGACGATGGTAAATCTACTCTGATTGGTCGTCTACTGTTTGATAGTAAGCTTATCTACGAAGACCAGATGGCGGCGATTGAAAAAGACTCGCAGAAGTTCAATACAACCGACGAAGCATTTGACCTGGCACTTCTCGTTGATGGACTTCAGTCTGAACGTGAGCAAGGCATTACAATTGACGTCGCTTACCGCTATTTCTCTACAGATAAACGTAAGTTCATCATTGCAGACACACCAGGGCACGAACAGTACACTCGTAACATGGTTACAGGTGCATCTACGTGTGATCTTGCGATCGTGATGGTTGACGCTCGCCACGGCATTCAGACTCAAACCAAGCGTCATAGTTACATCTGTAGCCTGTTAGGAATTAAGCACATCATTGTTGCTATAAACAAAATGGATTTGATGGAGTATAGCCAAGAGGTTTACCAAAAAATCAAAGCTGATTACCGTGAAATGGCAAAGAACTTCAATATTGACGATATCCGCTTTGTACCAATCTCAGCGCTTAAGGGTGATAACGTAGTTACCCCAAGTGAGAACATGGATTGGTATCCGGGTGCGACATTAATGAAGTTGCTTGAAACAGTAAAGGTGGACCAAGATAAAGATCTTGAGCACATGCGCTTCCCTGTTCAATATGTCAACCGCCCTAACTTAGACTTTAGAGGGTTCTGTGGCACGCTTGCTTCGGGCATTGTTCAAGTTGGCGACGAAGTGACAGCATTACCGTCAGGTAAACAGTCACGTATTAAATCTATTTTCACTCATGATGGTGAACTAGAGACCGCTTACCCTGGTCAAGCCATTACCATTACTCTTGAAGATGAAATTGATGTCTCTCGAGGAGACATGCTGGTGCATGTTGGCCACGAACCAATGGTAACCAATAAATTGGTAGCGCATGTAGTCTGGATGGGTGAGAACCCGATGCGTACCCACAAAGAATACATTTTCAAGTTCGCTACTAAATCATGCACAGGTAAAGTGACGGATATTGATCATAAGATTGATGTAAATACACTACAGCAGCATGCGGAGAATAGTGAAACACTCGATCTGAATGAGATTGCCTTATCCAGTATTTCATTGACGGATAACATTGCCGTTGATACCTACGCGACTCTCCCTCAAACAGGGGCATTTATTGTTATCGACCGTCATACCAATGTCACAGTTGGCGCTGGTATGGTAAGCCAAATATCACAAAAATCAGGTGAGCCTAGTCGTGTTTATTCTCAAGCTGAGAAAGAACTGAATGCCTATGTTCGCAAGCATTATCCAGAGTGGGAATGTAAGAACATATAA
- a CDS encoding glycosyltransferase family A protein translates to MKIVSIIIPYFNDDLKDVLDCIDDQVSNSTLLEETEINVICVNNGGKEYYSDKSYSFELCLINETSCLNSPYSARNRGVEHKKSDWYVFLDSTCLPEGNWFDKILNFDSDNVYAANVKFYSKSKSTSGDIYDSIINIDNQKTVKQSGVAKTACLAVSSKAIEKVGLFEEKIRSGGDVLWTSKSTSMGFQLMFMPDWIVRKESRNTHNLIKKQFRVSSGWYKIWQVDGTVIPNFVKRVLLFFIPPNPLQLFNTAKRRGVNLSVFDKLSITLLGWGLRLVSAVGIVYGMFKK, encoded by the coding sequence ATGAAGATAGTTTCAATAATCATACCTTATTTCAATGACGATTTAAAAGATGTATTAGATTGTATCGACGATCAAGTTTCAAACAGTACATTACTTGAAGAAACTGAAATAAATGTTATTTGTGTTAACAATGGAGGGAAGGAGTATTATTCAGATAAGTCTTATTCTTTTGAATTATGTTTAATTAATGAGACTAGCTGTTTAAATAGCCCATACTCCGCGAGAAATAGAGGTGTAGAACATAAAAAGTCCGATTGGTATGTTTTTTTAGATTCCACATGTCTACCTGAAGGGAATTGGTTTGATAAAATTTTAAATTTTGACTCTGATAATGTCTATGCTGCTAATGTTAAATTTTACAGCAAGAGCAAGAGTACCTCTGGAGACATCTATGACTCTATTATCAATATCGATAACCAAAAAACAGTAAAGCAGTCGGGTGTAGCTAAAACGGCTTGTTTAGCTGTGAGTTCAAAAGCGATTGAGAAAGTCGGTCTATTTGAAGAAAAGATCCGAAGCGGTGGGGATGTTTTATGGACATCGAAATCTACATCTATGGGCTTTCAACTTATGTTTATGCCTGACTGGATCGTACGAAAAGAATCACGAAATACACATAATCTAATTAAGAAACAGTTCCGCGTGTCTTCTGGCTGGTATAAGATTTGGCAAGTAGATGGAACCGTAATACCAAACTTTGTGAAGCGTGTTCTATTGTTCTTTATTCCACCAAACCCCCTTCAGCTTTTTAATACGGCAAAGAGAAGAGGTGTGAATTTGTCAGTTTTTGACAAACTGTCGATTACTTTATTGGGTTGGGGTTTAAGATTAGTTAGTGCTGTTGGAATCGTTTATGGAATGTTTAAGAAGTAG
- a CDS encoding glycosyltransferase family 2 protein encodes MPKTQPLVSIIMPSYNSELTIEDSVNSILSQKYKNWELIIVDDRSTDNTWKVIKSYADKFDNIYIYQNDENLGAGASRNFAIEKAKGRFIAFLDSDDLWLEDKLSEQISFMIENDYSLTYTHYTRFNSTGELNVVTAPEYTTYKKLIYSNVIGCLTAVYDTKSLGKRYMPLIRKRQDMGLWLEILKDTPKAYCLPKPLAKYRMDTGMTANKLTVLSYQWRFYRDVVDLSLPKTLFTFAVYAVKGTMKHRAKRKS; translated from the coding sequence ATGCCAAAGACACAACCCCTTGTTTCTATAATAATGCCTTCTTATAATTCTGAACTTACAATTGAAGACAGTGTTAATAGTATATTATCTCAAAAATATAAAAACTGGGAGCTTATCATAGTAGATGACAGGTCTACAGATAATACTTGGAAAGTTATTAAAAGCTATGCTGACAAATTCGATAATATATATATATATCAGAATGACGAAAATTTAGGGGCTGGTGCGAGTCGAAACTTTGCGATAGAGAAAGCGAAGGGTCGATTCATCGCATTCTTAGACTCTGACGATCTGTGGCTGGAAGATAAGCTCTCAGAGCAAATATCCTTCATGATAGAGAATGACTATTCTCTGACATACACTCACTATACTCGATTTAACAGTACTGGTGAATTGAACGTTGTAACTGCACCTGAATATACAACTTACAAAAAGCTAATATATAGTAACGTTATTGGTTGTTTGACAGCAGTTTATGATACGAAATCTCTTGGTAAACGTTACATGCCATTAATTCGCAAGCGTCAAGATATGGGATTATGGTTGGAGATATTAAAGGATACACCTAAAGCTTATTGTCTACCCAAACCATTAGCTAAGTACAGAATGGACACTGGCATGACGGCAAATAAACTTACCGTATTGTCATACCAGTGGCGATTCTATAGGGATGTAGTGGATTTAAGCTTGCCTAAGACTTTATTCACATTTGCGGTTTATGCTGTCAAAGGAACGATGAAACATAGGGCAAAACGTAAGTCTTAA
- the cysC gene encoding adenylyl-sulfate kinase: protein MSSPYEIKDNESVSNDVVWHNTTVTHEDRIKLKQQTPVVLWFTGLSGSGKSTVANAVESKLLSLGKHSYLLDGDNVRHGLNKDLGFSDDDRVENIRRIGEVAKLFVDSGAIVLTAFISPFVADREQVRDLMAEGQFLEVFIDTPLEVCEQRDPKGLYKKARAGEIKNFTGIDSEYEVPLSPEIHVKTAGKSVEECAELVVAQLADQGYLTLR, encoded by the coding sequence ATGAGCTCTCCGTATGAAATAAAAGACAATGAATCCGTGAGTAATGATGTCGTTTGGCATAATACAACGGTGACTCATGAAGACCGTATTAAATTAAAACAGCAAACACCAGTAGTGCTTTGGTTTACAGGTTTAAGCGGCTCAGGAAAGTCAACGGTTGCCAATGCGGTGGAAAGTAAGCTACTGAGTTTAGGTAAACATAGTTATTTACTTGATGGCGATAATGTTCGTCATGGTTTGAACAAAGACCTTGGCTTTAGTGATGATGACCGTGTAGAAAATATTCGTCGTATCGGTGAGGTGGCAAAGCTATTTGTAGACTCTGGAGCAATAGTGCTTACCGCATTTATTTCTCCATTTGTCGCTGATCGCGAACAGGTACGAGATCTAATGGCGGAAGGCCAGTTTTTGGAAGTGTTTATTGATACACCGCTCGAGGTATGTGAGCAACGAGATCCCAAAGGTCTTTACAAAAAAGCTCGTGCAGGAGAAATCAAAAACTTTACTGGGATTGACTCCGAATATGAAGTGCCGCTCTCACCAGAAATTCATGTGAAAACCGCAGGCAAATCCGTCGAAGAATGTGCGGAACTTGTTGTTGCTCAGCTTGCTGACCAAGGCTATTTAACACTACGTTGA
- the cysD gene encoding sulfate adenylyltransferase subunit CysD has translation MSPERMTHLKQLEAESIHIMREVAAEFDNPVMLYSVGKDSSVMLHLAKKAFAPGIPPFPLMHVDTTWKFKEMIEFRDYMAEKLGMKLIVHQNPEGLEMNINPFVHGSSKHTDIMKTQGLKQALDEHGFDAAFGGARRDEEKSRAKERVYSFRDEHHRWDPKNQRPELWNIYNGKVNKGESIRVFPLSNWTELDIWQYIYLESIEIPSLYLAKKRPVVERDGMLIMVDDDRMEIKEGEVVEEKMVRFRTLGCYPLTGAVESEATTLPEIIQEMLLTTTSERQGRAIDHDSSGSMEKKKREGYF, from the coding sequence ATGTCTCCAGAGAGAATGACTCACTTAAAACAGCTTGAAGCCGAGTCAATCCATATTATGCGCGAAGTTGCTGCGGAATTTGATAATCCGGTAATGCTTTACTCTGTAGGTAAAGATTCATCCGTAATGCTTCATTTAGCAAAAAAAGCGTTTGCACCAGGTATCCCACCATTTCCACTGATGCACGTTGACACAACGTGGAAGTTTAAGGAAATGATTGAGTTTCGTGATTACATGGCAGAAAAATTGGGTATGAAGCTAATTGTGCATCAAAACCCAGAAGGGTTGGAAATGAATATCAACCCATTTGTTCACGGTAGCTCAAAACACACTGATATCATGAAAACTCAAGGGCTAAAACAAGCACTAGATGAACATGGCTTTGATGCTGCTTTCGGTGGTGCACGTCGTGATGAAGAAAAGTCACGTGCAAAAGAGCGTGTTTATTCATTCCGAGATGAGCATCATCGTTGGGACCCTAAAAACCAACGCCCAGAGCTTTGGAACATCTACAACGGTAAAGTAAATAAAGGTGAAAGCATTCGAGTATTTCCGCTTTCGAACTGGACTGAACTCGATATCTGGCAATATATCTACCTAGAAAGTATTGAAATTCCATCTTTATACTTAGCGAAGAAACGCCCTGTCGTAGAACGCGACGGTATGCTGATCATGGTCGATGACGATCGTATGGAAATTAAAGAAGGTGAAGTCGTAGAAGAAAAAATGGTTCGCTTCCGTACCCTGGGTTGTTACCCGCTTACCGGCGCGGTTGAGTCAGAAGCAACGACATTACCTGAAATTATTCAAGAAATGCTTCTCACAACGACTTCGGAGCGTCAAGGTCGCGCCATTGATCACGATAGCTCTGGATCCATGGAGAAGAAAAAGCGTGAAGGCTACTTCTAA
- a CDS encoding oligosaccharide flippase family protein encodes MFKLNLSDFSLGFVKLLSTGVLTAAITALSLPIIARLYSPEELGTYQLFISIVLVFSSVSSFKYELAIVLPRRRYQSLIVIRIALLSTFISTIMYGLIFYFFSEIVLSYFNATELLVVAWMIPIGVGLNGLVQMLQMCLVYKGDFSQLSYNKGSQAIINNGMNIGLGQYNASFTTLIVSYISSNLFIILMASARCKHLLNSRRSLSFSLLFRYAKKYGKFPTLNTTNTILNNVSINLPVFVLSRHFNMEVVGIYMMANRLLDMPISLVSGALSQVFTKFAADDYKISPDQLKNRYLNTLKKLAIVSIVFILGVGLLSLVGVDILLGDEWEKVNTIMLILGLSKCAQLMNSPLASTLSIVNRQEIGLMLLFIFLPIRYISLTFSDDLFNTLFMYSIATMIFYFTYNLFMYKSIK; translated from the coding sequence GTGTTTAAATTAAATCTTAGCGATTTTAGTTTGGGATTTGTAAAGCTATTGTCTACTGGTGTGTTAACAGCCGCTATTACAGCTTTAAGTCTACCTATAATTGCTAGATTATATTCCCCAGAAGAACTTGGAACTTATCAGCTATTTATCAGTATTGTATTGGTTTTTTCTAGTGTAAGCTCGTTCAAATATGAGCTCGCTATAGTATTACCTAGAAGGAGATATCAATCGTTAATAGTGATACGAATAGCATTATTATCTACTTTTATATCAACAATAATGTACGGGCTTATATTTTATTTTTTTTCTGAAATTGTTTTAAGCTACTTTAATGCAACTGAACTTCTTGTTGTAGCATGGATGATCCCAATTGGTGTTGGTTTAAACGGGCTCGTTCAAATGTTGCAAATGTGCCTAGTATATAAGGGGGATTTCTCTCAATTATCGTACAATAAAGGAAGCCAAGCGATAATAAATAATGGAATGAATATTGGGTTAGGACAATATAACGCTTCATTTACTACTCTGATTGTTTCATACATATCTTCTAATTTATTTATCATTTTAATGGCGTCAGCACGATGTAAACATCTTTTGAATAGTAGAAGAAGCCTATCATTTAGTTTACTCTTTAGGTACGCAAAAAAATATGGCAAGTTTCCAACTCTAAATACAACAAATACAATATTAAATAATGTGTCTATAAACCTTCCTGTTTTTGTACTATCAAGGCATTTTAATATGGAAGTTGTTGGCATATATATGATGGCTAATAGATTGCTAGATATGCCTATTTCATTGGTTTCAGGGGCCTTAAGTCAAGTTTTTACCAAGTTTGCTGCAGATGACTATAAAATATCTCCTGACCAATTGAAGAACAGATATTTAAACACGCTAAAAAAATTAGCTATTGTATCAATTGTTTTTATATTAGGAGTGGGTTTATTATCTTTAGTTGGTGTTGATATTCTACTGGGTGATGAATGGGAGAAAGTGAATACAATCATGCTTATTCTTGGACTCAGTAAATGTGCACAACTTATGAATAGCCCTCTAGCAAGCACATTAAGTATAGTTAATAGACAAGAAATAGGACTAATGTTGTTATTTATATTTCTTCCAATTAGATATATATCACTAACATTTTCTGATGATCTATTTAATACACTGTTTATGTACTCGATAGCAACAATGATTTTTTATTTCACATATAACTTATTCATGTATAAAAGCATAAAATGA
- a CDS encoding sugar transferase: MTDTISDTIQKRDALELQANDSIEANANLSSTTSKHLESCIYIYCPKPDEDMIAEVLKRNPEINAQVNNYTIRDFKSKTLCHFKSSYLTQDQQAFLVAATELGAWVEPLVSYFDRTLGYTETELLHSGYFLHQKAFSILSNRRNNWQKRVIDLLFVFMLAWIAIPVGLITALLIKLESPGPVFFKQRRTGQYNEEFKVIKFRSMSNDAEKNGAQWATKNDARVTKVGNFIRKTRIDELPQLINVLKGEMSMVGPRPEREVFISELEKVIPYYRFRHAVKPGVTGLAQVKYPYGASVEDAIWKHKYDIFYIKHQNWKMEVKILFLTVKTVLFGMGR; the protein is encoded by the coding sequence ATGACCGATACAATCAGCGATACAATTCAAAAAAGAGATGCGTTAGAGTTGCAAGCGAACGATTCTATCGAAGCAAATGCTAATTTATCGAGTACAACCTCTAAGCACCTGGAATCATGTATTTATATCTACTGTCCCAAACCTGATGAGGACATGATCGCTGAAGTATTAAAGCGAAACCCAGAAATAAATGCTCAAGTAAATAACTACACCATAAGGGATTTCAAAAGTAAGACGCTTTGTCACTTCAAAAGCTCGTATTTGACCCAAGATCAGCAAGCATTTCTCGTTGCCGCGACGGAACTTGGAGCTTGGGTTGAACCTCTCGTAAGCTACTTTGACCGCACCCTTGGCTACACTGAAACAGAACTCTTGCATAGCGGTTACTTCCTACATCAAAAAGCTTTTTCTATCCTTTCTAATCGTAGGAACAACTGGCAAAAGCGAGTCATCGACCTTCTATTCGTATTCATGCTTGCTTGGATTGCTATTCCTGTTGGCTTAATTACTGCGTTACTTATTAAATTAGAGTCACCAGGACCGGTGTTTTTTAAGCAACGCCGCACAGGTCAGTACAACGAAGAGTTTAAGGTTATCAAGTTCCGCTCTATGAGTAACGATGCCGAAAAGAATGGCGCGCAGTGGGCAACCAAGAATGACGCTCGTGTTACTAAAGTTGGCAACTTTATTCGTAAAACTCGAATTGATGAACTTCCTCAGTTAATCAATGTATTGAAAGGTGAGATGTCGATGGTAGGGCCTCGCCCAGAGCGTGAAGTGTTCATATCTGAATTGGAAAAGGTAATTCCATACTACCGTTTCCGTCATGCGGTTAAACCAGGAGTAACAGGCCTCGCTCAAGTAAAATACCCTTACGGGGCATCCGTGGAAGATGCGATATGGAAACATAAATACGACATTTTTTACATCAAGCATCAGAACTGGAAGATGGAAGTGAAGATTTTGTTTCTAACCGTGAAAACAGTTTTGTTTGGGATGGGTAGGTAA
- a CDS encoding SLC13 family permease codes for MPFEQWITGGALIALITLLVWGRIRAVYSFILVTATLYVTGVIDQSTVLGNVTNMSVITLIMLMLSALVLERTAILFWLATKIADENYYRTLCKLGLASSLSSAFLNNTAVVATLMGTLLNNPFHSAKKLLIPLSYFSILGGTLTLVGTATNLVVNGLLQEEDLPSLAIFDFLPVGLALLTGCGIAILAITRWLPNGGVLKKQTHQDYFIEAELLKGSALVGHSVLKNGLRSLKSLFLVEIVRQGRLISPVSPHEKMEEGDKLIFVGDVREVSQLSNMNGLELFSSDDFDLEKNLQEVLVSPESIMVGKTIKQVEFRSRFDAAVVAISRQGQAISGKLGELTILAGDKLLLATGSDFDKRPNLSRNFFFLSQRQVNKPLSLQQNVFGIIGFITAVVIASATSLSLVETLSAYLLGSLTLGLIDGSVLRRRFPFELLAILVCALSIAAAFSKSGLSTQLVMSTSSLLESVSHHHALLMVILLTILLTEIMTNTAAAAIVLPLALSVSSHLQVDDMPFVMAVAYGASASFISPFGYQTNLMVMNAGGYKFVDFVKVGWLMTLTYIGIAYSLIPMVFPF; via the coding sequence GTGCCTTTTGAGCAGTGGATCACCGGTGGAGCTCTTATTGCCTTAATTACATTGTTGGTATGGGGGCGTATAAGAGCGGTTTACAGTTTTATTCTTGTAACCGCGACTTTGTACGTAACTGGCGTGATTGATCAAAGCACAGTTTTGGGTAATGTGACGAATATGTCGGTAATCACATTGATCATGCTGATGCTCTCTGCACTTGTTTTAGAGCGTACGGCAATTCTTTTTTGGTTGGCGACTAAGATCGCTGATGAGAACTATTATCGTACGTTGTGTAAGCTTGGGTTAGCGAGCTCTTTAAGCTCTGCATTTCTCAACAATACGGCCGTGGTTGCAACGTTAATGGGGACCTTACTCAACAACCCATTTCATTCGGCTAAGAAATTACTTATTCCTCTGTCTTACTTCTCGATTTTAGGGGGAACGCTCACACTGGTTGGGACAGCGACGAACTTAGTGGTTAATGGCTTGCTACAAGAAGAGGATCTACCTTCTCTTGCCATTTTTGACTTTTTACCCGTTGGTTTAGCGCTACTAACTGGATGTGGTATAGCGATATTGGCTATTACTCGTTGGTTGCCCAATGGTGGGGTTTTGAAAAAGCAGACTCACCAAGACTACTTTATTGAAGCGGAATTACTAAAGGGGAGCGCTCTAGTTGGTCATTCCGTTTTAAAAAACGGCCTGCGTTCTCTCAAGTCTCTCTTCTTAGTAGAGATTGTTCGTCAGGGAAGGTTGATCTCACCAGTTTCTCCACATGAGAAAATGGAAGAGGGAGACAAACTTATTTTTGTCGGTGATGTGCGAGAAGTCAGCCAGCTGTCCAACATGAATGGTCTAGAGCTTTTTAGCTCTGACGATTTCGACTTAGAAAAGAATCTTCAAGAAGTGTTAGTTAGCCCTGAATCCATAATGGTAGGGAAGACCATCAAGCAAGTGGAGTTTCGTTCTCGGTTTGACGCTGCAGTAGTAGCCATTTCGAGGCAAGGACAGGCAATATCAGGTAAGTTGGGTGAGCTAACTATTCTGGCTGGTGATAAACTGTTGCTGGCAACAGGCAGCGACTTTGATAAGAGGCCTAATCTCTCAAGAAACTTCTTTTTTCTCAGCCAAAGACAAGTTAATAAGCCTTTATCATTGCAACAAAACGTGTTCGGTATTATTGGCTTTATTACAGCTGTCGTTATTGCTAGTGCAACGTCACTCAGTTTGGTTGAAACCTTGAGCGCTTATTTGTTGGGGTCGCTTACATTAGGGCTTATCGATGGTTCGGTATTAAGAAGACGCTTCCCATTCGAATTACTGGCTATTTTAGTGTGTGCGTTATCTATTGCGGCTGCGTTCAGTAAAAGTGGTTTATCTACTCAGTTAGTGATGAGCACCAGTTCCCTGCTTGAGTCAGTGAGTCACCACCATGCTCTGTTGATGGTCATATTGCTGACCATTTTGTTAACTGAAATTATGACAAATACAGCCGCCGCCGCGATTGTTTTACCTCTCGCTCTTAGCGTGTCATCTCATTTGCAAGTAGATGACATGCCTTTTGTCATGGCGGTAGCTTATGGGGCAAGCGCATCATTTATCAGCCCATTTGGATATCAAACGAATTTAATGGTAATGAATGCTGGTGGCTATAAGTTTGTCGATTTTGTAAAAGTGGGTTGGCTAATGACGCTAACTTATATCGGGATCGCGTATTCGCTTATTCCGATGGTGTTTCCTTTTTAA
- a CDS encoding glycosyltransferase family 2 protein, translated as MLSIIIPAYNSNDNLKQLLPLVSNNDLYEVIIVDDHGQELVDEVVESSQSNVIVKRLESNLGAGAARNIGLGLATRDYVAFFDADDMVNEPVLSRLLYSISESDLVKDIYFFSPKSHKPDGSSGSRHNRYSQLVSLYIDDGDQAIRYKFHVPWSKIYRRKFIIDHSLSFDEISASNDAMFSLKAGIKAKSISVSEQSYYSVQEHNSGLTVNDSVTRLRDRLGVVIRYNQELVSVGQNKYRISIFPLLIRLFKLDIRSSLSYLKAFEFSLVRDLIPSSLVVKKALKIR; from the coding sequence ATGTTATCTATTATTATTCCGGCTTATAACTCAAATGATAATTTAAAACAGCTTTTGCCACTAGTAAGCAACAACGATCTGTATGAAGTGATCATTGTTGATGATCATGGGCAGGAATTAGTAGATGAAGTCGTTGAGAGTTCTCAAAGTAACGTAATCGTTAAGCGCCTAGAATCTAATCTAGGTGCCGGAGCTGCCAGAAATATTGGCTTGGGGCTTGCGACCAGAGATTATGTCGCCTTTTTCGATGCTGATGATATGGTAAATGAACCAGTTCTATCACGTCTCTTATATTCTATATCTGAATCGGATTTAGTTAAGGATATTTACTTCTTCTCTCCAAAGAGTCATAAGCCAGATGGTAGTTCAGGTTCAAGACATAATCGGTATTCCCAGTTAGTGTCGTTATATATTGATGATGGGGATCAAGCGATTAGGTATAAGTTTCATGTCCCTTGGTCAAAGATCTATAGACGAAAGTTTATCATCGATCATAGCTTGTCATTTGACGAGATCTCAGCATCCAATGATGCGATGTTTTCTCTAAAAGCGGGTATTAAAGCTAAATCGATATCTGTGAGCGAGCAATCTTACTATTCCGTTCAGGAACACAACTCTGGCTTAACTGTAAATGATAGCGTTACTAGGTTACGTGACCGGCTAGGTGTTGTGATACGATACAACCAAGAGTTGGTAAGTGTTGGGCAAAATAAGTACAGGATTTCAATTTTCCCATTGCTAATTAGGTTATTCAAGCTGGATATACGGTCATCTCTAAGCTATTTGAAGGCCTTTGAGTTTAGCCTTGTTAGAGACTTGATACCAAGTTCCTTGGTAGTGAAAAAAGCACTTAAGATAAGGTAG